A part of Terriglobus roseus genomic DNA contains:
- a CDS encoding multicopper oxidase family protein, with amino-acid sequence MQPRTWNRRDFMMATGAAACVGLLDSRAQETPDHIVTIDACTVEASPKHLIRTVGYGQVPGPLLRLREGRASTIRVVNRTKSEEIVHWHGLHLPSAIDGAMEEGTPMVAPGATVQFQMTPQPAGFRWYHTHTFAGNDLRKAQYSGQHGFLYVESANEPGNYDAEHFLALHDWNGYLTGGDDGSMNPTYDISTVNGRMLGYGEPIRVKQGQRVLFHILNSSPTEVHWIGLAGHTFHVIALDGNPVATPSTATMLRLAPAERVSAWVEMDHPGVWVLGEVRKHIQAAGMGTVIEYAGSTKKPAWLQSSSLAWDYAQFGTADADAVAASEVEEIPLVLESRFKGHGSQERWMINGKSYPDTDMPVLVQGRRYRLRFQNKSMDDHPMHLHRHTFELRELAGGRRTRGVMKDTVLVPAGAETAVEFTASNPGLSLLHCHQQNHMDLGFMMVFRYA; translated from the coding sequence ATGCAACCCCGCACATGGAATCGGCGTGACTTCATGATGGCCACAGGCGCGGCTGCCTGTGTGGGTTTGCTGGATTCCCGTGCGCAAGAGACTCCGGACCACATCGTCACCATTGATGCCTGCACCGTGGAAGCTTCGCCGAAGCACCTTATCCGCACTGTTGGGTACGGCCAGGTTCCTGGGCCCTTGCTGCGCTTGCGTGAAGGGCGCGCCAGCACTATCCGAGTGGTGAATCGCACCAAGTCGGAGGAGATTGTGCACTGGCATGGTCTGCACCTTCCCTCTGCGATTGACGGCGCAATGGAAGAGGGAACGCCCATGGTGGCGCCGGGCGCCACGGTGCAATTCCAGATGACGCCCCAACCGGCAGGTTTCCGCTGGTATCACACGCATACCTTTGCCGGGAACGATTTGCGGAAGGCGCAGTACAGCGGCCAGCACGGATTTCTGTACGTGGAATCGGCAAATGAGCCGGGCAACTATGACGCGGAACATTTTCTGGCGCTGCACGACTGGAACGGATATCTGACCGGCGGCGACGACGGCTCCATGAATCCCACGTATGACATCAGCACGGTGAACGGCCGCATGCTCGGCTATGGCGAACCCATTCGCGTAAAGCAGGGGCAACGTGTTCTGTTCCACATCCTGAATTCTTCGCCGACTGAGGTGCACTGGATCGGGCTGGCGGGGCATACCTTTCATGTCATTGCACTGGATGGCAATCCAGTCGCTACGCCTTCTACGGCTACGATGCTTCGCCTTGCGCCAGCAGAGCGCGTGTCCGCGTGGGTTGAGATGGATCATCCGGGCGTGTGGGTGCTGGGCGAGGTCCGCAAACACATTCAAGCGGCTGGCATGGGCACGGTGATTGAGTATGCCGGAAGCACGAAGAAGCCGGCGTGGTTACAGTCTTCGTCGTTGGCCTGGGATTATGCGCAGTTCGGAACCGCCGACGCAGATGCAGTGGCCGCTTCGGAAGTAGAAGAGATTCCGCTTGTGCTGGAGAGCCGTTTCAAGGGGCACGGCTCGCAGGAACGTTGGATGATCAACGGCAAGTCCTATCCCGATACCGATATGCCAGTGCTGGTGCAGGGTCGTCGCTATCGTCTGCGTTTTCAAAACAAGAGCATGGACGACCACCCGATGCATCTGCATCGTCACACGTTTGAACTGCGAGAACTGGCTGGCGGAAGGCGGACCCGCGGTGTCATGAAAGACACGGTGCTGGTGCCTGCTGGCGCGGAGACGGCGGTGGAGTTTACCGCGTCCAATCCGGGCCTTTCGCTGTTGCACTGCCACCAGCAAAACCACATGGATCTAGGCTTCATGATGGTGTTCCGCTATGCCTGA